A part of Pseudoalteromonas arctica A 37-1-2 genomic DNA contains:
- a CDS encoding AAA family ATPase, giving the protein MQFNSTDNYIASSALKQAVNAAIMLEKPLLIKGEPGTGKTMLAEELAKSLDTTLIQWHIKSTTKAQQGLYEYDAVSRLRDSQLGDERVHNIGNYIVKGKLWQAFTYAELNGKRPVLLIDEIDKADIEFPNDLLLELDKMEFHVYETNERIVAKERPIVIITSNNEKELPDAFLRRCFFHYIDFPSSDEMQQIIDVHYPNVKQDLVRQALEVFFNLREANGLKKKPSTSELLDWLKLLMAEDIDAKTLHDKAKKGGLMPMFGALLKNEQDISLIEKLAFMSRR; this is encoded by the coding sequence GTGCAATTTAATTCAACTGACAATTACATAGCGAGTAGCGCGCTTAAACAAGCTGTAAATGCTGCCATTATGCTTGAAAAACCACTTTTAATTAAAGGCGAACCTGGCACAGGTAAAACCATGCTGGCTGAGGAGTTGGCTAAAAGCTTAGATACCACGCTTATTCAGTGGCATATAAAATCGACTACTAAAGCACAGCAAGGCTTATACGAGTACGACGCGGTTTCGCGCCTGCGCGACAGCCAATTAGGTGACGAGCGTGTACACAATATTGGCAACTACATCGTTAAAGGTAAGCTTTGGCAAGCGTTTACATATGCAGAGCTTAACGGCAAACGCCCAGTACTATTAATTGATGAAATAGACAAAGCCGACATAGAGTTCCCAAACGACTTACTACTTGAGCTCGATAAAATGGAGTTTCATGTTTACGAAACTAATGAACGCATTGTCGCAAAAGAGCGCCCTATTGTGATCATCACATCAAATAACGAAAAAGAATTACCGGACGCATTTTTACGCCGCTGCTTTTTTCATTATATTGATTTTCCTAGCAGCGACGAAATGCAGCAAATTATTGACGTGCACTACCCTAACGTTAAACAGGATTTAGTACGCCAAGCACTCGAAGTGTTTTTTAACCTGCGCGAAGCAAACGGTCTTAAAAAGAAGCCATCCACCAGCGAATTACTCGACTGGCTTAAATTACTAATGGCAGAAGACATAGACGCTAAAACACTGCACGACAAAGCTAAAAAAGGCGGTTTAATGCCAATGTTTGGCGCATTACTTAAAAATGAGCAAGACATAAGCCTAATCGAAAAACTCGCGTTTATGAGTCGTCGATAA
- a CDS encoding vWA domain-containing protein, with the protein MLVQFFFKLREYRLPVSLRELLDLINALKKGVIFADVDAFYHLARSIMVKDETHFDRFDKAFSDYFSGIADLDLLESLKQQHNLPEDWLRKEFEKNLSDEEKAQLKAMGGLDELMKTLKERLEEQQKRHAGGNKWVGTGGTSPFGAYGYNPEGVRIEQDGNRNRQAVKVWDKRKYKNLDTDREIGSRTIKLALKKLRKFARTGASDTLDLNETIRATAKQGGMLDVKMAPERHNAVKVLMLFDIGGSMDDYIHTCEELFSAAHGEFKHLEFYYFHNCLYEHVWQDNTRRHSNVIDTMTLINKFTSDYKVIFVGDATMGPYEIAYPGGSVEHYNEEPGSAWLQRVTNHFDKVAWLNPQPVEHWPYYQSIDFIKQLMDNRMYPLSLDGISRAIKELS; encoded by the coding sequence ATGCTAGTACAGTTTTTTTTCAAACTGCGTGAATACCGCCTACCTGTGAGCCTGCGCGAACTGCTCGATTTAATTAACGCCTTAAAAAAAGGCGTTATATTTGCCGACGTAGACGCCTTTTACCATTTAGCACGCTCCATAATGGTAAAAGACGAAACGCACTTTGACCGATTTGACAAAGCCTTTAGCGACTATTTTAGTGGTATTGCTGACCTCGATTTGCTCGAGAGCTTAAAGCAACAGCACAACTTACCTGAAGACTGGCTACGTAAAGAATTCGAAAAAAACCTAAGCGATGAAGAAAAAGCCCAACTTAAAGCCATGGGCGGGCTCGATGAGCTTATGAAAACCCTAAAAGAACGTTTAGAAGAGCAACAAAAACGCCACGCTGGCGGCAATAAATGGGTGGGCACCGGTGGCACCTCACCTTTTGGTGCATACGGTTATAACCCAGAAGGTGTGCGTATAGAGCAAGACGGTAACCGTAATCGCCAAGCAGTAAAAGTGTGGGATAAACGCAAATATAAAAACCTCGATACCGACAGAGAGATTGGCTCGCGCACAATTAAGCTCGCCCTTAAAAAATTACGCAAATTTGCCCGCACTGGCGCAAGCGACACGCTTGATTTAAACGAGACTATTCGCGCTACTGCAAAACAAGGCGGCATGCTTGATGTGAAAATGGCACCCGAACGCCACAATGCCGTAAAAGTGTTGATGCTGTTTGATATTGGCGGCTCAATGGATGACTACATTCATACCTGTGAAGAGTTATTTAGTGCCGCGCATGGTGAGTTTAAGCACTTAGAGTTTTACTACTTTCATAACTGTTTATACGAGCACGTTTGGCAAGACAATACGCGGCGCCACTCAAACGTAATCGACACCATGACGCTCATAAACAAGTTTACCAGCGACTATAAAGTGATATTTGTGGGTGATGCCACTATGGGCCCCTATGAAATCGCCTACCCCGGCGGCTCAGTAGAGCACTACAACGAAGAGCCCGGCAGTGCTTGGTTACAACGAGTCACCAATCACTTTGATAAAGTCGCGTGGCTCAACCCACAACCCGTTGAACACTGGCCGTACTATCAATCAATTGATTTTATAAAGCAGCTAATGGATAACCGCATGTACCCGCTGAGCTTAGATGGGATAAGTAGAGCGATAAAAGAGCTGAGTTAA
- a CDS encoding RHS domain-containing protein, whose product MNSQTPLLFIYDARRNAISRGEMTLKTVAGNNRYYFYDENGLLISEANSSRQITKEYVYLQGEPLAMVKAGAIYYFHNSHLGAPQRLFDEYKQTVWQVQYNAFGTTRILMNKERVGSCLAF is encoded by the coding sequence GTGAACAGTCAAACCCCGTTATTATTTATCTATGATGCACGAAGAAATGCCATTAGCCGTGGTGAAATGACGCTGAAAACAGTTGCAGGTAATAACCGCTATTATTTTTATGATGAAAATGGTTTATTAATCAGTGAGGCTAATAGCAGTAGGCAAATAACCAAAGAATACGTTTATCTACAGGGTGAGCCACTGGCAATGGTAAAAGCAGGCGCTATTTATTATTTTCATAACTCGCACTTAGGCGCCCCACAAAGGCTTTTTGATGAATATAAACAAACAGTATGGCAAGTCCAGTATAATGCATTTGGCACAACCCGGATTTTAATGAACAAGGAAAGAGTGGGGTCGTGTCTTGCTTTTTGA
- a CDS encoding SH3 domain-containing protein, producing MGKIKSFLLSFWVIGLMAGCDASLERLELHETTELLKEPGVQNLGFPEKQVAILPSGTKVVVLDKRYGKDYLAYKVETDDGLKGYIIHSSRMTLTTHQ from the coding sequence ATGGGCAAGATAAAATCGTTCTTATTATCATTTTGGGTTATTGGTCTGATGGCTGGTTGTGATGCATCTTTAGAAAGACTTGAACTTCATGAAACCACAGAATTGTTGAAAGAGCCGGGGGTGCAAAATTTGGGTTTCCCTGAAAAACAGGTTGCCATTCTACCCAGTGGGACTAAAGTCGTTGTTCTTGATAAGAGGTACGGTAAAGATTATTTGGCATACAAAGTCGAAACAGATGATGGGTTAAAAGGGTATATTATTCATTCAAGCCGAATGACCCTTACAACCCACCAGTAA
- a CDS encoding polymorphic toxin type 37 domain-containing protein, with amino-acid sequence MDIGSLFRPNPIAQALFNYVFNEEDNECPNNLPDFDFESPANHPIGQDGLKWPWHGKQPQGGKFGGYKNPNGPESIHPDLDHGEPIGPHWDFNDRKGPGWRIYPNGGVKKKGK; translated from the coding sequence TTGGATATTGGCAGTTTATTTAGACCAAACCCAATTGCTCAAGCTCTGTTTAACTATGTGTTTAATGAAGAAGATAATGAATGTCCTAATAATTTGCCTGATTTTGATTTTGAAAGTCCTGCTAATCATCCTATTGGGCAAGATGGTCTTAAGTGGCCTTGGCATGGAAAACAACCACAAGGAGGTAAATTCGGAGGGTATAAAAATCCCAATGGACCTGAAAGTATACACCCTGATTTAGATCACGGAGAGCCTATCGGTCCCCACTGGGATTTTAACGATAGAAAAGGACCTGGATGGAGAATTTACCCTAATGGTGGAGTTAAAAAGAAAGGAAAATAA